In the genome of Ignavibacteriales bacterium, one region contains:
- a CDS encoding glycosyl hydrolase, producing MIKILLSIVFILLLNNESIPQSSTEPDSLKNISLSGLKFRSIGPAITGGRVIDIAVNPSNLSEYYVASGHGSLWKTSNRGITFSPVFDGNKSYSIGSVEIDPTNTNIVWVGTGENKNQNNVIYGDGIYKSEDGGKSWKNMGIENSEHVSGIAIDPNNSQIVYAAAMGSLRNAGGDRGIYKTTNGGKSWERVLYISEYTGCYEVHMNPRYSNILYATTHQRMRNLYTGVYGGSESGIYRSIDYGVTWEKLSKGLPSEDVGRIGMSISPVNPDVLYAVVQATDKDKGVYKSIDRGASWTKQSSYISSYPFYFQKLYCDPVDVDRVYSDDVFIQVTIDGGKTWKNLGDNFKHVDNHAIWIDPNNNKHIIAGCDGGVYETFDQAKNWDFKSNIPIAEIYKVTTDNAEPFYNVYIGTQDNNSLGGPSRTISSAGILNQDWLFTNAGDGFETQVDWKNPNIIYAQSQNGGLVRFDKLSGENLYIKPQDFADTAYRFDWDAALLISSHDNKRLYFGGNKVLRSDDQGSTWIEISPDLTRGVPQEMQKLMNQSWSMDQLTAKSSMAQIVTIAESVFDENILFAGSGDGLIHYTIDGGKTWNRSSVPGLPEYARVHHIIASRTNKLVAYAACHNMIGGDYQPYIYKTTDGGKSWFLINNNLPKKGSTYSIAEDHVDGNLLFIGTQFGVYFSNDGGSEWIKFSNGMPPASVMDLDIQRRENDLVVSTFGRGVYILDDYTPLRHLSKETLKKDAEIFPVKDGLMFVESNPMGFKGVGFQGASFYSAPNPEVGVVFTYYLKDEFKTLKEKRREEEKEKIKKGEDIKYPKYDQLKAEQEEPEDYLLFTITDEQGTTVRKIKTGSSKGVNRIIWDFRYNTFSPISLEAFDSSVPWNEPEKGYMVVPGKYFVSLSKFEDGKFSELVTKKEFICKTLNNNSIPVEDRKSIDVFNKKVAELTRAISGTDAFRNDLVNKISYLKKAVFETASVPVSSYEKILSIESDLRELNKKLNGDNLRSKYEGGRPSSVKDRVDLITYALWSTTAAPTNTFIKSYDAAVERFDEIHSSLKSIDASIKQVEAELEKSGAPYTPGRLPEWRRN from the coding sequence ATGATTAAAATACTACTGTCAATCGTTTTTATCCTTCTATTGAATAATGAGTCAATTCCTCAATCTTCGACTGAGCCCGATTCACTAAAAAATATTTCACTTTCAGGATTAAAATTCAGAAGCATTGGTCCCGCAATAACCGGGGGAAGAGTAATTGATATTGCTGTTAATCCTTCTAACCTTAGTGAATATTATGTCGCATCTGGGCACGGTTCATTGTGGAAAACTTCAAACAGGGGAATAACATTTTCTCCTGTGTTTGATGGAAACAAGTCATATTCAATCGGTTCAGTTGAGATCGATCCAACCAACACCAACATCGTTTGGGTTGGAACAGGTGAAAATAAAAATCAGAACAATGTTATTTACGGTGATGGTATTTATAAAAGTGAAGACGGCGGCAAAAGCTGGAAGAATATGGGAATCGAAAACAGTGAGCACGTAAGCGGAATTGCAATCGACCCAAACAACTCACAAATAGTTTATGCTGCAGCGATGGGTTCATTAAGAAATGCCGGCGGTGACAGGGGAATTTATAAAACCACTAATGGCGGAAAATCATGGGAACGCGTTTTATACATAAGCGAATACACAGGTTGTTATGAAGTTCATATGAATCCAAGATATTCAAACATACTTTACGCAACAACGCATCAACGGATGAGAAATTTATACACAGGTGTTTATGGCGGAAGTGAAAGTGGAATTTACAGAAGTATCGATTACGGAGTTACGTGGGAAAAACTTTCAAAAGGTTTACCATCAGAAGATGTTGGAAGAATAGGAATGTCGATCTCACCGGTTAATCCTGATGTTCTCTATGCTGTTGTACAAGCAACTGATAAAGATAAAGGCGTTTATAAAAGTATTGACCGCGGCGCAAGCTGGACCAAACAAAGCAGTTACATTTCATCTTATCCTTTTTATTTTCAGAAATTATATTGCGACCCGGTTGATGTTGACAGAGTTTATAGCGATGATGTCTTTATACAGGTTACAATTGATGGAGGAAAAACATGGAAAAATCTTGGAGATAATTTTAAACACGTTGACAATCATGCAATATGGATTGACCCGAATAATAACAAACACATTATCGCCGGGTGTGACGGAGGCGTTTATGAAACTTTTGATCAGGCAAAAAACTGGGACTTCAAATCAAACATTCCGATTGCAGAAATTTATAAAGTAACAACCGACAACGCTGAACCTTTTTATAATGTTTACATCGGAACGCAGGATAATAATAGTCTTGGCGGACCTTCACGTACAATCAGTTCAGCAGGAATATTAAACCAGGATTGGCTCTTCACAAATGCCGGTGATGGTTTTGAAACTCAGGTCGATTGGAAAAATCCGAATATCATTTACGCACAATCACAGAATGGCGGACTTGTTCGCTTTGATAAACTTAGCGGAGAAAATCTTTACATCAAACCACAGGACTTTGCCGATACTGCATATCGCTTTGATTGGGACGCCGCGCTTCTGATTTCAAGTCATGATAACAAACGACTATACTTCGGCGGCAACAAAGTTTTAAGAAGCGATGACCAGGGAAGTACGTGGATTGAAATAAGTCCCGATCTTACAAGAGGTGTTCCGCAGGAAATGCAAAAGCTGATGAACCAAAGCTGGAGTATGGATCAGTTAACGGCTAAATCATCAATGGCGCAAATAGTTACAATTGCTGAATCTGTTTTTGATGAAAACATTTTATTCGCCGGTTCAGGTGACGGACTTATTCATTATACAATTGATGGAGGTAAAACGTGGAATCGTTCTTCCGTTCCCGGATTACCTGAGTATGCTAGAGTTCATCACATCATTGCGTCACGGACAAATAAACTTGTTGCCTACGCTGCGTGTCATAATATGATCGGTGGGGATTACCAGCCGTACATTTATAAAACTACTGACGGCGGCAAGTCATGGTTTTTAATCAATAATAATCTTCCAAAGAAAGGAAGTACTTATTCAATTGCGGAAGATCACGTTGATGGAAATCTTCTTTTCATCGGGACGCAGTTTGGTGTTTACTTCTCCAATGACGGTGGCAGTGAGTGGATAAAGTTCAGCAATGGGATGCCTCCGGCAAGTGTAATGGATCTTGATATTCAACGAAGAGAAAATGACCTGGTAGTTTCAACTTTTGGAAGAGGCGTTTACATACTTGACGATTACACACCGCTTCGACATTTATCAAAAGAAACATTAAAGAAGGACGCGGAAATTTTTCCTGTGAAAGATGGATTGATGTTCGTTGAATCCAATCCTATGGGATTTAAAGGTGTTGGATTCCAGGGCGCAAGTTTTTATTCAGCACCGAATCCTGAAGTCGGGGTTGTGTTCACATATTATCTGAAAGATGAGTTCAAAACTTTAAAAGAAAAACGAAGGGAAGAAGAGAAAGAAAAAATTAAAAAAGGTGAAGACATAAAATATCCAAAGTACGATCAGCTTAAGGCTGAGCAGGAAGAACCTGAAGATTACCTTCTCTTTACAATTACCGATGAGCAGGGAACCACTGTCCGCAAAATAAAAACAGGCTCAAGCAAAGGTGTGAACAGGATCATTTGGGATTTCAGATACAATACATTCTCCCCTATTTCACTGGAAGCATTCGACAGTTCGGTCCCGTGGAATGAACCTGAAAAAGGTTATATGGTTGTTCCGGGAAAATATTTTGTATCGCTTTCAAAATTTGAAGACGGAAAATTTTCTGAGCTTGTTACGAAAAAGGAATTTATCTGTAAGACACTTAACAATAATTCAATTCCTGTTGAAGACAGAAAATCAATTGACGTGTTCAATAAAAAAGTTGCTGAATTAACACGAGCTATCTCAGGCACTGATGCATTCAGAAACGATCTTGTAAATAAAATTTCATACTTAAAGAAAGCTGTGTTTGAAACCGCGTCTGTTCCGGTTAGCTCCTATGAAAAAATTCTTTCAATTGAATCTGACCTGAGAGAATTAAACAAAAAACTTAATGGTGATAATCTCCGAAGTAAGTATGAAGGCGGAAGACCATCATCAGTCAAGGACAGAGTTGATCTTATCACTTACGCTTTGTGGAGTACAACAGCGGCACCGACAAATACTTTCATTAAATCGTATGATGCTGCGGTAGAAAGGTTTGATGAGATACATTCTTCGTTAAAGAGTATTGATGCAAGTATTAAACAAGTTGAAGCAGAGTTGGAAAAATCCGGCGCGCCATATACCCCAGGAAGATTACCGGAATGGAGGAGAAATTAA
- a CDS encoding thermonuclease family protein — translation MKELNDDSVHLVITSPPYWQLKDYGTDDQIGFNDSYESYINNLNLVWKESYRVLHSGCRLCINIGDQFARSVYYGRYKIIPIRTEIIKFCETIGFDYMGAIIWQKVTTTNTTGGATIMGSFPYPRNGILKLDYEFILVFKKIGTPPKVSKENKELSKLTTEEWNTYFQGHWNFGGVKQDSHIAMFPEELPKRLIKMFSFVGDTILDPFLGSGTTSLAAKNLNRNSVGYEINSEFISNIKDKLSVNENKIFEEHSYEIIRQEKLQIDFKKEIENQSYIFKDPHKLDKKIDVKKLQFGSKLDNNGSKREEYFSVKEIISPELLKLSNDLIVRLIGVKENVEVNGKAKEFLIDKTRGQKVYLKYDEQKYDDKGYLFCYLYLQNKTFLNAHLIKNGLTKVDLSYQFKFKSKFISLIKENKDATTNNSPVS, via the coding sequence ATGAAAGAACTAAATGATGATTCTGTTCATTTAGTAATCACATCTCCTCCATATTGGCAATTAAAGGATTATGGAACTGATGATCAAATCGGATTTAATGACAGTTATGAGAGCTATATAAACAATCTTAATCTTGTATGGAAAGAGTCTTATCGTGTTCTTCATAGTGGATGTCGTCTATGTATTAATATTGGCGACCAGTTTGCCCGTTCCGTTTATTATGGCAGATACAAAATAATTCCTATAAGAACTGAAATAATAAAATTCTGTGAGACAATAGGTTTTGATTATATGGGGGCAATTATTTGGCAAAAAGTTACAACTACTAATACAACAGGTGGAGCAACCATTATGGGCTCATTTCCTTATCCCCGTAATGGAATTTTAAAATTAGATTATGAGTTTATACTTGTCTTTAAAAAAATAGGTACTCCCCCAAAAGTATCTAAAGAAAACAAAGAACTCTCCAAATTAACTACTGAAGAATGGAATACATACTTTCAGGGGCATTGGAATTTTGGTGGTGTAAAACAAGATAGTCATATTGCAATGTTTCCTGAAGAACTTCCTAAACGACTTATCAAAATGTTTTCTTTTGTCGGAGATACAATTCTTGATCCATTTCTTGGAAGTGGAACTACATCTTTAGCAGCAAAAAATCTAAATAGAAATTCTGTTGGTTATGAAATAAACTCTGAGTTTATCTCTAATATCAAGGATAAACTATCAGTTAATGAGAACAAAATATTTGAAGAACATTCTTATGAGATTATCCGTCAAGAAAAACTTCAAATAGATTTTAAAAAAGAAATTGAAAATCAGTCATACATATTCAAAGACCCGCATAAACTTGATAAAAAAATTGATGTTAAGAAACTTCAGTTTGGTTCAAAGCTAGATAATAATGGAAGTAAAAGAGAAGAATACTTCTCCGTAAAAGAAATAATTAGTCCGGAATTACTAAAACTCAGTAATGATTTGATCGTAAGGTTAATAGGCGTAAAAGAAAATGTTGAAGTAAATGGAAAAGCAAAGGAATTTCTTATAGATAAAACAAGAGGACAAAAAGTATATTTAAAATATGATGAACAAAAATATGATGACAAAGGGTATTTATTTTGTTATCTCTATTTACAAAATAAAACTTTTCTCAACGCTCATCTTATTAAAAATGGGCTTACCAAAGTAGATCTATCATACCAATTTAAATTTAAATCGAAGTTCATATCACTTATAAAGGAGAACAAGGATGCCACTACCAACAATTCGCCAGTTAGTTAG
- a CDS encoding MjaI family restriction endonuclease — translation MAKEWILNSVLNRFQLNFKRNVGPTSESIRKCAPKTVEEWEEYYFKNVKSKEHITELGKRLYVKITEVVQAELDDITEQDCIEYMINLVISRTFEGYMTEIETIYGQLEKELEIKIEPAPDDWDRLFNVDFFIKINEKYIGLQIKPVSEGIQLPEIFKERAIQEQTHLKFTEVFGGKVFYVFSTKINGKKDIVNKEIIDEIKNEVVRLKKS, via the coding sequence ATGGCTAAAGAATGGATTCTAAATAGTGTGCTGAATCGTTTCCAACTTAACTTTAAACGAAATGTTGGTCCTACTTCGGAATCTATTAGAAAATGCGCGCCTAAAACCGTTGAAGAATGGGAAGAATACTATTTTAAGAATGTCAAAAGTAAAGAGCATATAACAGAACTTGGTAAAAGGCTTTATGTAAAAATAACAGAAGTAGTTCAGGCAGAACTTGATGATATTACTGAACAAGATTGTATTGAATATATGATCAACCTTGTAATTAGTCGTACATTTGAGGGGTATATGACTGAAATAGAAACAATTTATGGGCAGCTTGAAAAGGAATTAGAAATTAAAATTGAACCAGCACCTGATGATTGGGATAGACTATTCAACGTTGATTTTTTTATTAAGATAAATGAAAAATATATTGGTCTCCAAATAAAACCTGTTAGTGAGGGTATCCAGCTTCCGGAGATTTTCAAAGAAAGAGCTATTCAAGAACAGACACATTTAAAATTTACTGAAGTATTTGGAGGAAAAGTTTTTTATGTCTTTTCAACAAAAATTAATGGTAAAAAGGATATTGTTAATAAAGAAATTATTGATGAAATCAAAAATGAGGTCGTAAGACTAAAAAAATCATAA
- a CDS encoding septation protein SpoVG family protein, whose protein sequence is MKIVRMNALDNSSGGNLKAFFDFETSDGIVIKGFRIVSGSNGLFVSAPSDKGKDGKYYDSVVIPAEMKKSLEKLALEEYNKQSK, encoded by the coding sequence ATGAAAATCGTTCGAATGAATGCACTTGATAATTCATCAGGCGGAAACCTTAAAGCATTCTTTGACTTTGAAACTTCAGACGGTATTGTGATCAAAGGTTTCAGAATTGTTTCTGGCAGTAACGGATTGTTTGTATCAGCACCGAGCGATAAAGGGAAAGACGGAAAGTATTATGACTCAGTTGTAATACCTGCCGAAATGAAAAAGTCATTAGAGAAACTTGCGCTTGAAGAGTATAACAAACAGAGTAAGTGA
- a CDS encoding metallophosphoesterase, whose product MTQVISGISNPSVSTKKFVVVGDLQRTSFLEKIIGRESNDNERELIINEIANIDPAFMVIVGDLVFDGSSSSHWKEFDELIKPVTEKNIPIYPVLGNHDYWGSNSSALENFSERFIQFKETYWYEKSFDSLALIFLDSNIDDLTSAEWQNQKQWFETKLKQLDEDNSIIGIIVFLHHPPYTNSKVTTDEEHVKKTFVQAFERSTKTLAMITGHAHVYERFLKNGKTYIVSGGGGGPRVDLKAGVKSIHRDLLVDDPDSTAKRPFNFLVVNRSESGIEVKVMGLLKDSSKFFELEEIIIPDETIN is encoded by the coding sequence GTGACCCAGGTAATTTCCGGTATTAGCAACCCATCTGTTAGCACAAAAAAGTTTGTCGTTGTTGGTGATTTACAAAGGACTTCTTTTTTGGAAAAAATTATCGGCAGGGAATCAAACGATAATGAAAGAGAATTAATAATTAATGAGATCGCAAACATTGATCCGGCATTTATGGTTATTGTCGGCGATCTTGTATTCGATGGTTCAAGTTCATCTCACTGGAAAGAGTTTGATGAATTAATCAAACCGGTCACTGAGAAAAATATTCCGATCTATCCTGTGCTGGGGAATCATGATTACTGGGGTTCCAATAGTTCTGCATTAGAAAATTTTTCCGAAAGGTTTATACAGTTCAAAGAAACATATTGGTACGAAAAGAGCTTCGACAGTCTTGCTCTCATTTTTCTTGATTCCAACATAGATGACCTTACATCAGCCGAATGGCAAAATCAAAAGCAATGGTTTGAAACAAAACTTAAACAATTAGATGAGGACAACTCAATAATAGGTATTATCGTTTTTCTTCATCATCCGCCATACACGAATAGTAAAGTTACTACTGATGAAGAGCACGTTAAAAAAACTTTTGTGCAGGCGTTTGAACGATCCACAAAAACACTCGCAATGATAACAGGTCATGCACACGTGTATGAAAGATTTTTAAAAAACGGAAAAACATATATCGTATCTGGCGGCGGCGGCGGACCTCGTGTCGATCTTAAAGCCGGAGTAAAAAGTATTCACCGGGATTTACTTGTCGATGATCCGGATTCAACCGCTAAGCGTCCGTTTAATTTTTTAGTAGTAAACAGAAGTGAAAGTGGAATTGAAGTAAAAGTAATGGGACTCCTGAAAGATTCATCAAAGTTTTTTGAACTTGAAGAAATTATTATACCCGACGAAACCATTAATTAA
- a CDS encoding CotH kinase family protein yields MIKIYTVSFLLFISIFSSQLFSQNAGDNVFSGTQVHSVRFQFNQPNYWDSLTYYYNQGNEQYIVAAVTINGEVIDSVGVRLKGNSSYSHPNNKKSIRVSFDEYRDDQRWDGLKGIHLNNCWGDPSFIREKMHLDFCRDAGIPAPRANYAEVYINNQLWAFYSLVEHVDKKFLDSRYGNDEGNQFKAVDAFGSSIISDFRWYGSTPGTYYNRYELKTDGSTTAWDDLIRTLDTLNNSANTQTSLPTQVNLSRLYKAIAADNLFANLDSYIGGGRNFYFYYLPPENKMEWIVWDVGLSFGAYSGGVSSLETLSLTYVSSSTNRPLFSKILNTPALRTEYLSTLCYLFNGYFSPARLHPKVDSIANIIRPYVYADPKKMYTNAQFETNLVSDVNAGGGGGTRKPGIKNFITARTNSVQSQLTSLGISCNLAVLPGDVVINEFLAQNTLIPDPSGEFDDWIELYNNTNAEINLSGMYLSDDATQPTLWQFPDSTTIAPNGYLIVWADEDSGQTGLHANFKLSADGEHIRFSNIDVSVLDTITFGAQSTNLSMMRIPNGTGNFVQGAPTFNSVNTLSTLPSITSVILPQFIQGYSGTNNSRIPFAFRARLDNLLPNTTYRYINQIIISTDGPTTNGAANVIYVNSDNTFTRSSGPSFTTAGNYGEFTTNAAGSFTGWFISEATGNARFTPGNYVFMRLRLNDGAGGTTAATYLTTADSVKVIDFEILNESNYGTGIYGRSFADSKDFVFLYDNIDGTGRPVSGTLIENDGVDLSSVTSFVQFYRDSVDNINGSWGTIIPNQLTSGIRRIERRLLSDGSIHPSIATDADGIWPSGANTVNPLGGLSPIRIENYEAPLPVELISFTGSVTGKQVTLLWSTALESNNMGFEIERKIQNQHTSSGNFEFEKIGYVNGNGTTTSQQNYSFTDNETVNGKYMYRLKQLDFSGTFNYSDIIEVEVNVPGEFSLSQNYPNPFNPSTTIRFSIPESMNVSLKVYNVLGQEIKTLISGFKEAGEHTIIFDAGDLISGLYFYKLEAGILSQVKKMMLLK; encoded by the coding sequence ATGATAAAAATTTATACTGTTTCATTTCTCCTTTTTATTTCAATTTTTTCCTCACAGTTATTTTCGCAGAATGCCGGTGACAATGTGTTTTCCGGAACACAGGTTCATTCTGTCAGATTTCAGTTTAACCAGCCGAACTACTGGGATTCATTGACTTATTATTATAACCAGGGTAATGAACAATATATAGTTGCTGCAGTTACAATTAACGGCGAGGTAATTGACAGCGTTGGTGTAAGGTTAAAAGGTAATTCTTCTTACAGTCATCCAAACAATAAAAAATCCATACGTGTTAGTTTTGATGAATACCGTGATGATCAGCGCTGGGATGGATTAAAAGGAATTCACCTCAACAATTGCTGGGGAGATCCGTCTTTCATAAGAGAAAAGATGCATCTTGATTTTTGCAGGGACGCAGGTATTCCGGCTCCACGCGCTAACTATGCAGAAGTTTATATCAATAACCAGTTATGGGCATTCTATTCTCTCGTAGAACATGTTGATAAAAAATTTCTTGATTCACGTTACGGTAATGATGAAGGTAATCAATTCAAAGCCGTTGATGCATTTGGTTCATCGATCATTTCTGATTTCAGGTGGTATGGAAGTACACCAGGTACTTATTACAACAGGTATGAATTAAAAACCGACGGGTCAACAACTGCATGGGATGATCTTATAAGAACGCTGGATACGCTGAATAACTCCGCCAACACACAAACCTCTTTGCCAACGCAGGTGAACTTAAGCAGACTTTATAAAGCAATAGCCGCTGATAACCTGTTTGCGAACCTGGATTCTTATATCGGTGGTGGAAGGAATTTTTATTTTTACTACCTGCCGCCTGAAAATAAAATGGAATGGATTGTATGGGATGTTGGTTTAAGTTTTGGCGCTTACAGCGGCGGCGTTTCAAGCCTTGAAACACTGAGTCTGACTTACGTAAGTTCTTCAACAAACCGTCCGCTATTCAGTAAAATATTGAATACCCCGGCATTAAGAACTGAATATCTTTCAACTCTGTGTTATCTTTTCAACGGCTATTTTTCACCTGCCCGTCTTCATCCTAAAGTTGATAGTATTGCAAATATTATCCGGCCCTACGTATATGCTGATCCGAAAAAAATGTATACGAATGCACAGTTTGAAACCAATCTTGTAAGTGATGTGAATGCCGGCGGTGGTGGCGGAACAAGAAAACCAGGGATCAAAAATTTTATAACAGCACGGACTAACAGCGTTCAATCGCAATTGACATCTCTTGGTATAAGCTGCAATCTTGCTGTTCTTCCCGGTGACGTTGTGATAAATGAATTTCTTGCTCAAAATACTTTGATACCAGATCCATCCGGTGAGTTTGATGACTGGATTGAATTATATAACAATACAAATGCTGAAATAAATCTTAGCGGAATGTATTTGTCAGATGACGCAACTCAACCTACCTTATGGCAATTTCCTGATAGCACGACCATAGCTCCTAATGGATATTTGATAGTCTGGGCTGATGAGGACAGCGGACAAACAGGACTTCACGCAAACTTTAAATTATCAGCAGATGGTGAGCATATTCGTTTTTCTAATATTGATGTAAGCGTTCTTGATACAATAACTTTTGGTGCCCAGTCAACAAATCTATCAATGATGCGAATTCCTAATGGAACCGGAAATTTTGTTCAGGGTGCGCCAACTTTTAATTCCGTTAACACACTTTCAACATTACCGTCAATTACTTCTGTAATACTTCCTCAATTCATACAGGGTTACAGCGGTACTAACAACAGCAGAATTCCTTTTGCGTTCAGAGCACGTTTGGATAATCTTCTTCCGAATACAACTTACAGATATATCAATCAGATAATAATTTCTACAGATGGACCTACAACCAACGGTGCGGCAAATGTTATTTATGTTAATTCAGACAATACATTTACCCGTTCATCCGGACCTTCATTTACAACTGCAGGTAATTATGGTGAGTTTACAACAAACGCAGCAGGTTCATTTACCGGATGGTTCATTAGTGAAGCAACAGGCAATGCCCGCTTTACACCCGGCAACTATGTGTTTATGAGATTAAGATTAAACGATGGTGCCGGCGGAACAACTGCGGCAACTTACCTTACAACCGCTGATTCAGTTAAGGTTATTGATTTTGAAATCCTTAATGAATCCAATTACGGAACCGGTATATACGGACGTTCTTTTGCAGATTCAAAAGACTTTGTATTTCTTTATGATAACATTGACGGCACAGGCAGACCAGTTTCAGGAACACTCATAGAGAATGATGGAGTCGATCTCAGTTCGGTTACAAGTTTTGTACAGTTCTACCGAGATAGTGTCGATAACATTAATGGATCATGGGGAACTATAATTCCAAATCAATTAACAAGTGGAATAAGACGAATTGAACGAAGATTACTATCTGATGGAAGCATTCATCCATCTATTGCAACAGATGCAGATGGTATTTGGCCAAGCGGCGCAAATACAGTTAATCCACTAGGCGGACTCAGTCCGATCAGAATAGAAAATTATGAAGCACCGCTACCGGTAGAATTAATATCGTTTACTGGTTCAGTTACAGGAAAGCAGGTTACACTTTTATGGTCAACCGCTTTGGAATCAAATAATATGGGTTTTGAAATAGAGAGGAAAATTCAAAACCAACATACCTCGTCAGGTAATTTTGAGTTTGAGAAAATTGGTTATGTCAACGGAAACGGTACAACTACATCTCAGCAGAATTATTCGTTTACAGATAATGAGACAGTAAACGGAAAATATATGTACAGGCTGAAACAATTGGACTTCAGCGGTACGTTCAATTATTCTGACATCATTGAAGTTGAAGTTAACGTACCGGGTGAATTTAGTTTGTCACAAAACTATCCTAATCCATTTAACCCATCGACTACAATACGGTTTTCAATTCCCGAATCGATGAATGTGAGTTTGAAAGTTTACAATGTACTCGGGCAGGAAATAAAAACCCTGATAAGCGGGTTCAAAGAAGCAGGTGAGCATACAATAATTTTTGATGCGGGTGATCTTATAAGCGGTTTATATTTCTATAAACTTGAAGCAGGAATATTAAGCCAGGTCAAGAAGATGATGCTGTTGAAATAA